In one Streptomyces sp. T12 genomic region, the following are encoded:
- the crcB gene encoding fluoride efflux transporter CrcB has protein sequence MNWLLVIAGATVGAPLRYLTDRAVQSRHDSVFPWGTFAVNVTGCLILGLLTGAAAAGAASSHVQLLLGTGLCGALTTYSTFSYETLRLTETGAGLYAVVNVVGSVAAGLGAAFLGVAIAEAVWS, from the coding sequence GTGAACTGGCTCCTCGTGATCGCAGGCGCCACGGTCGGCGCCCCCCTGCGCTACCTCACCGACCGCGCTGTGCAGTCCCGCCACGACTCGGTGTTCCCCTGGGGCACCTTCGCGGTCAACGTCACCGGCTGCCTGATCCTGGGCCTGCTCACCGGCGCGGCGGCCGCGGGCGCCGCGAGCTCCCACGTCCAGCTGCTGCTCGGCACCGGGCTGTGCGGGGCCCTGACCACGTACTCGACCTTCTCGTACGAGACGCTCCGGCTGACCGAGACGGGGGCGGGGCTCTACGCCGTCGTCAACGTCGTGGGCAGCGTGGCCGCCGGCCTCGGCGCGGCGTTCCTAGGGGTCGCGATCGCCGAGGCGGTGTGGTCGTAG
- a CDS encoding DUF190 domain-containing protein — protein MTRLTGTALRVTVFVGEHDTWHHRPLYSEIVHRAHAAGLAGASVFRGIEGFGTSSVIHTSRLLSLSEDLPVAIVIVDTEERVRAFLPQLDELVTEGLVTLDECEVIRYVGRDDTPRTSDTEGKKSP, from the coding sequence ATGACGAGGCTGACCGGCACAGCCCTGCGCGTGACCGTCTTCGTCGGTGAGCACGACACCTGGCACCACAGGCCCCTGTACTCGGAGATCGTCCACCGTGCCCACGCCGCCGGCCTCGCGGGCGCCAGTGTCTTCCGCGGCATCGAGGGCTTCGGCACGTCCTCCGTGATCCACACCTCGCGGCTGCTGTCCCTGAGCGAGGACCTGCCGGTCGCGATCGTGATCGTCGACACCGAGGAGCGCGTACGGGCCTTCCTGCCGCAGCTCGACGAACTGGTCACCGAGGGGCTCGTGACCCTCGACGAGTGTGAGGTCATCCGGTACGTCGGCCGCGACGACACTCCACGCACATCGGACACGGAAGGTAAGAAGTCGCCGTGA